One genomic segment of Polyodon spathula isolate WHYD16114869_AA chromosome 17, ASM1765450v1, whole genome shotgun sequence includes these proteins:
- the rpap1 gene encoding RNA polymerase II-associated protein 1 isoform X3 — MAGGVMLGRPKPGDTEDDLLRYQDRFLASGGDPGVQVIRRPDKRRGEPGTRTPAGETELGATRDIVSMDELPEQPPSLTPAPPQKKSRFRSDRVRFEKDDPAERLDREDPHLTAVLSRIIERDTSAVPVSFPAFTGAPFPKVFHRSEVKDQQASVPPGRRSIFAQNIATRTASAVSEPSQNDASAGITGQRLAPPLSEKMQSHQTDSNPSIGAPLRGAAPRLVSGQGLGGPGGLTAARQIHLENEALLRGMSKAEILQEQGRLLAQLDPRLVSFVKSKKSKDVSGPARSQEDRGTEGQMDTQTEPTLSDTEEGPIDMDSETEGRDKESEPPVTVEDLPVKPQEGWVHMNQLEPEKLEWIKDLPRPRKRGTRQAMQARFDFSGSLIPPDADLPPHLGLHHHGEEPQLAGYSLQELFHLSRSQVTQQRSLALTTLARILRKARSSHFASSLRGSVLSTLLDAGLLFLLRFSLDDSVGGVMSAAVHALWALLVAPDDEECLDSTFSWLQGSTTFPLLPSEKPEEEEEEEEEEGVKEAEEKREERRADYDIARTDLIKALLKMQVLARLRYILEVVRPGPRVVQDVLEVLIRIARHSGTSASQVLDSPRLMQTVLSEFLPCSWTPHPLGPPGGPLTLETTHGLPVATAMKLVRVLACSGRHACARLFNSLGLRERLSRYLALEPQDLLLEPHEAVRLSTEALRLWSIAAGYGQTCDLYRELYPILVRALQCVPSLVAPRGPVEPLHTLSVHRAEALITLLTNITLTAGSQEELQREQTRNPESDAPPPPPVEWSHVTGLRPFLLGSLKSCVEVLSDPLLREGAQRLSAAILLYLGSFYTQLPAQSSFQPVQSLQEMESLSSEVLEPLLSHQAVRSMMSELRSCSALCNPNSCSTGPESIPSLPSLSCCGGKPVLSLAGSQSPFPFMTGLCYLLHAMASTHRGLAGKFSPLLVSEPVIGYLRCCCEATPPLSLSCGWLLRHEYQLQYLLLKLAARLIPVHAAVSQHASLYHQVAMAMLPRLLPGSEHLAHDLLSTLTFNPDFIPEGRCGGPEAADLNQLLHLKESHSDPSHNPTSQLDPSPSSSLGALLREAYSHLPSLRGCYLTHLSQLEPLVRRSRESYLGCTPSVQTQLLPPLSGPALPSDWPFLPLVTLYECAGQAESRGCAVETLPPASVESAVCCLQWVLVLEHWREGGGKAVTPAVKLCRLACLFLCGSDLFLEPPVQRYGWAVLRSLCSPPQQATLDLGFPGSPPPGLASFQDLYSALLAQFEAVSFGDPLFGCFLLLPLQRRFSAELRLAVFGEHVGLLRSLGVTLAQLPVPLQLFTSPPEDSLSLLQLYFRALVTGALRRAWCPVLYAVAIAHLNTFLFSQEPAPQKVDTARRGLLRKTYFLTDEVLRTHLLLFKLPRVDSALGFEMYEQLPPIRDKRLNTVLGRDRAEGGRNGGAV; from the exons ATGGCAG GAGGAGTGATGCTGGGCCGGCCCAAGCCCGGGGACACAGAGGATGACCTGCTCCGGTACCAGGACCGGTTCCTGGCCTCAGGGGGTGATCCGGGGGTGCAGGTGATCCGCAGGCCCGACAAGCGCAGAGGAGAACCCGGAACCAGAACCCCAGCGGGAGAGACAGAGCTGGGGGCCACGAGAGACATCGTCAGCATGGACG AGCTCCCGGAGCAGCCTCCCTCGctcacccccgcccccccccagaAGAAGTCTCGGTTCCGCTCGGATCGCGTGAGGTTTGAGAAGGACGACCCTGCGGAGAGACTTGATCGAGAGGACCCTCACCTCACTGCCGTGCTGTCCAGGATCATT GAGCGTGACACAAGTGCGGTTCCTGTGTCCTTCCCAGCATTCACTGGAGCCCCATTTCCAAAAGTCTTCCACAGGTCAGAGGTCAAAGACCAG CAGGCCTCTGTTCCTCCTGGCAGGAGGAGTATCTTCGCTCAGAATATCGCCACTCGGACAGCGAGTGCGGTCAGTGAGCCTTCCCAGAATGATGCCTCAGCAGGGATCACAGGTCAGAGGTTAGCCCCGCCTCTGTCAGAGAAGATGCAATCACATCAGACTGATTCGAACCCAAGCATCG GGGCTCCGCTCAGAGGGGCTGCTCCGAGGCTGGTCTCAGGACAGGGTCTGGGGGGTCCGGGAGGCCTCACAGCGGCGAGGCAGATCCACCTGGAGAACGAGGCCTTGCTCAGGGGCATGTCCAAGGCAGAGATCCTGCAGGAGCAGGGGAGGCTGCTGGCTCAGCTGG ACCCCAGGCTAGTTTCCTTTGTCAAGTCCAAGAAGTCCAAGGATGTGTCAGGTCCGGCCAGGTCCCAGGAGGATAGAGGAACAGAGGGACAGATGGACACACAGACAGAGCCCACGTTGTCCGATACAGAGGAAGGACCAATAGACATGGATTCTGAGACCGAGGGACGGGACAAAGAATCTGAACCTCCAGTCACAg TGGAAGATCTGCCAGTGAAGCCCCAGGAGGGCTGGGTACACATGAACCAGCTGGAGCCCGAGAAACTGGAGTGGATCAAAGACCTGCCCAGACCCAGGAAGAGGGGAACGAGACAG gcgATGCAGGCCCGCTTCGATTTCTCCGGCTCCCTGATCCCCCCTGACGCTGACCTGCCCCCTCACCTGGGGCTGCACCATCACGGAGAGGAGCCGCAG ctGGCTGGCTATTCCCTCCAGGAGTTGTTCCACCTCTCTCGCAGTCAGGTGACGCAGCAGCGCAGCCTCGCTCTCACCACACTCGCGCGCATCCTGCGCAAG GCTCGCTCTAGTCACTTTGCCTCGTCGCTCAGGGGCAGTGTCCTGTCCACTCTGCTGGACGCCGGCCTGCTCTTCCTGCTGCGCTTCTCGCTGGACGACTCGGTGGGGGGGGTCATGTCGGCCGCGGTGCACGCTCTCTGGGCGCTGCTGGTTGCCCCCGACGATGAG gagtgtttgGACAGTACCTTCTCCTGGTTGCAGGGCAGCACCACCTTCCCACTCCTCCCCTCAGAGAagcctgaggaggaggaggaggaggaggaggaggaaggggtgAAGGAGGCAGAAGAGAAGAGGGAGGAAAGGAGAGCAGATTACGACATTGCCAGGACAGACCTCATCAAG GCCCTGTTGAAGATGCAGGTTCTGGCTCGGCTCAGGTATATCCTGGAGGTGGTCCGGCCCGGTCCCAGGGTGGTCCAGGATGTTCTGGAGGTCCTGATCCGAATTGCCCGTCACTCCGGCACCTCGGCCAGTCAG GTCCTGGACTCCCCACGCTTGATGCAGACTGTCCTGTCGGAGTTCCTGCCCTGTTCCTGGACCCCACACCCCCTTGGCCCCCCTGGCGGCCCTCTCACCCTGGAGACCACACACGGGCTGCCCGTCGCCACGGCGATGAAGCTAGTCAGAGTGCTGGCGTGCTCCGGGAGACACGCGTGTGCCAGGCTG TTTAACAGCTTGGGTCTGCGTGAGAGGCTGTCTCGCTACCTGGCCCTGGAGCCCCAGGACCTACTGCTGGAACCCCATGAGGCAGTGAGGCTGAGCACAGAGGCACTGAGGCTGTGGAGCATCGCGGCAGGGTACGGGCAGACCTGCGACTTGTACAG GGAGCTCTACCCCATCCTGGTGAGGGCTCTGCAGTGTGTCCCCTCTCTGGTGGCCCCGCGAGGCCCTGTGGAACCCCTGCACACTCTGTCTGTGCACAGAGCCGAGGCCTTGATCACCCTGCTCACCAACATCACACTCACCGCGGGCAGCCAGGAGGAGCTGCAGCGAGAGCAGACGCG TAACCCCGAGAGTGATGCGCCTCCCCCGCCCCCAGTGGAGTGGAGTCATGTGACCGGGCTCCGTCCCTTCCTGTTGGGCTCTCTGAAGAGCTGTGTGGAGGTGCTATCTGACCCCCTACTGAGGGAAGGAGCTCAGAGACTGAGCGCTGCAATCTTGCTGTACCTGGGGAGCTTCTACACACAGCTCCCAGCACag AGCTCGTTCCAGCCTGTCCAGTCTCTCCAGGAGATGGAGTCTCTCTCCTCGGAGGTCCTTGAGCCCCTGCTATCCCATCAGGCCGTGCGCAGCATGATGAGCGAGCTCAG gTCCTGCTCAGCGCTGTGTAACCCCAACTCCTGCTCCACAGGCCCGGAGTCCATCCCCAGCCTCCCCAGCCTCAGCTGCTGTGGAGGGAAGCCCGTGCTCAGCCTGGCTGGCTCCCAGTCTCCCTTCCCCTTCATGACGGGTCTCTGTTACCTCCTCCATGCCATGGCCTCCACGCACAGGGGGCTGGCAGGAAAG TTCTCTCCTCTCCTCGTCTCGGAACCTGTGATTGGTTACCTGCGCTGCTGCTGTGAGGCCAcgccccccctctctctctcctgcggCTGGCTGCTGAGACATGAATACCAGCTGCAGTACCTGCTGCTCAAACTGGCTGCCAGACTG ATCCCAGTGCACGCTGCAGTTTCCCAGCACGCCTCGCTCTACCACCAGGTTGCCATGGCGATGCTCCCACGGCTGTTGCCGGGCAGCGAACACCTGGCACACGACCTCCTGTCCACTCTGACCTTTAACCCTGACTTCATCCC AGAGGGGCGCTGTGGAGGCCCAGAAGCTGCAGACCTAAATCAGCTACTTCACCTGAAAGAAAGCCACTCTGACCCCTCCCACAACCCCACCTCCCAGCTAGACCCCTCCCCAAGCTCCTCTCTGGGTGCACTGCTCCGCGAGGCGTACTCCCACCTGCCCTCCCTGCGCGGCTGCTACCTGACTCACCTGTCTCAGCTAGAGCCCTTGGTGCGCCGATCCCGGGAATCTTACCTGGGCTGCACCCCCTCCGTTCAGACCCAGCTCCTCCCACCGCTCTCTGGCCCTGCCCTGCCCTCAGATTGGCCGTTCCTGCCCCTGGTCACCCTGTACGAGTGCGCAGGGCAGGCTGAGTCCAGGGGCTGTGCTGTGGAGACCCTGCCGCCTGCCTCTGTGGAGTCGGCGGTCTGCTGCCTGCAGTGGGTGCTGGTCCTGGAGcactggagggagggaggagggaaggCTGTGACTCCGGCTGTCAAGCTGTGCCGGCTGGCCTGCCTGTTCCTGTGTGGCAGTGATCTGTTCCTGGAGCCCCCTGTGCAGCGCTATGGGTGGGCAGTGCTGCGCTCACTCTGCTCCCCTCCCCAGCAGGCAACACTGGACCTGGGCTTCCCTGGCTCCCCACCTCCTGGCCTTGCTTCCTTCCAGGACCTGTACTCCGCCCTGCTGGCCCAGTTTGAGGCAGTCTCATTCGGGGACCCCCTGTTCGGGTGTTTCCTGCTCCTCCCGCTGCAGCGCAGGTTCAGTGCGGAGCTGCGGCTGGCCGTATTCGGGGAGCATGTGGGACTCCTGCGGTCTCTGGGGGTCACGCTGGCACag ctcccgGTCCCCCTGCAGCTCTTCACCTCTCCCCCAGAGGACTCCCTGTCTCTGCTGCAGCTGTATTTCCGCGCCCTGGTTACGGGAGCCCTGCGCAGGGCGTGGTGTCCTGTACTGTACGCCGTGGCCATCGCGCACCTCAACACATTCCTCTTCTCACAGGAGCCCGCACCTCAG AAAGTGGACACTGCTAGGAGAGGCTTGCTGAGGAAGACCTACTTCCTGACTGATGAG GTTTTGAGGACTCACCTGCTCCTTTTCAAGCTACCCCGAGTCGACTCTGCGCTGGGGTTTGAAATGTACGAGCAGCTCCCTCCAATCAGGGACAAGAGACTGAACACTGTGCTGGGGAGAgacagagcagagggagggagAAACGGAGGAGCtgtgtga
- the rpap1 gene encoding RNA polymerase II-associated protein 1 isoform X1, which yields MEMHSTFTHSRFCYKLDQPHCTGGVMLGRPKPGDTEDDLLRYQDRFLASGGDPGVQVIRRPDKRRGEPGTRTPAGETELGATRDIVSMDELPEQPPSLTPAPPQKKSRFRSDRVRFEKDDPAERLDREDPHLTAVLSRIIERDTSAVPVSFPAFTGAPFPKVFHRSEVKDQQASVPPGRRSIFAQNIATRTASAVSEPSQNDASAGITGQRLAPPLSEKMQSHQTDSNPSIGAPLRGAAPRLVSGQGLGGPGGLTAARQIHLENEALLRGMSKAEILQEQGRLLAQLDPRLVSFVKSKKSKDVSGPARSQEDRGTEGQMDTQTEPTLSDTEEGPIDMDSETEGRDKESEPPVTVEDLPVKPQEGWVHMNQLEPEKLEWIKDLPRPRKRGTRQAMQARFDFSGSLIPPDADLPPHLGLHHHGEEPQLAGYSLQELFHLSRSQVTQQRSLALTTLARILRKARSSHFASSLRGSVLSTLLDAGLLFLLRFSLDDSVGGVMSAAVHALWALLVAPDDEECLDSTFSWLQGSTTFPLLPSEKPEEEEEEEEEEGVKEAEEKREERRADYDIARTDLIKALLKMQVLARLRYILEVVRPGPRVVQDVLEVLIRIARHSGTSASQVLDSPRLMQTVLSEFLPCSWTPHPLGPPGGPLTLETTHGLPVATAMKLVRVLACSGRHACARLFNSLGLRERLSRYLALEPQDLLLEPHEAVRLSTEALRLWSIAAGYGQTCDLYRELYPILVRALQCVPSLVAPRGPVEPLHTLSVHRAEALITLLTNITLTAGSQEELQREQTRNPESDAPPPPPVEWSHVTGLRPFLLGSLKSCVEVLSDPLLREGAQRLSAAILLYLGSFYTQLPAQSSFQPVQSLQEMESLSSEVLEPLLSHQAVRSMMSELRSCSALCNPNSCSTGPESIPSLPSLSCCGGKPVLSLAGSQSPFPFMTGLCYLLHAMASTHRGLAGKFSPLLVSEPVIGYLRCCCEATPPLSLSCGWLLRHEYQLQYLLLKLAARLIPVHAAVSQHASLYHQVAMAMLPRLLPGSEHLAHDLLSTLTFNPDFIPEGRCGGPEAADLNQLLHLKESHSDPSHNPTSQLDPSPSSSLGALLREAYSHLPSLRGCYLTHLSQLEPLVRRSRESYLGCTPSVQTQLLPPLSGPALPSDWPFLPLVTLYECAGQAESRGCAVETLPPASVESAVCCLQWVLVLEHWREGGGKAVTPAVKLCRLACLFLCGSDLFLEPPVQRYGWAVLRSLCSPPQQATLDLGFPGSPPPGLASFQDLYSALLAQFEAVSFGDPLFGCFLLLPLQRRFSAELRLAVFGEHVGLLRSLGVTLAQLPVPLQLFTSPPEDSLSLLQLYFRALVTGALRRAWCPVLYAVAIAHLNTFLFSQEPAPQKVDTARRGLLRKTYFLTDEVLRTHLLLFKLPRVDSALGFEMYEQLPPIRDKRLNTVLGRDRAEGGRNGGAV from the exons ATGGAAATGCATAGCactttcactcattccaggttttgctacaagcttgatcagccacattgtacag GAGGAGTGATGCTGGGCCGGCCCAAGCCCGGGGACACAGAGGATGACCTGCTCCGGTACCAGGACCGGTTCCTGGCCTCAGGGGGTGATCCGGGGGTGCAGGTGATCCGCAGGCCCGACAAGCGCAGAGGAGAACCCGGAACCAGAACCCCAGCGGGAGAGACAGAGCTGGGGGCCACGAGAGACATCGTCAGCATGGACG AGCTCCCGGAGCAGCCTCCCTCGctcacccccgcccccccccagaAGAAGTCTCGGTTCCGCTCGGATCGCGTGAGGTTTGAGAAGGACGACCCTGCGGAGAGACTTGATCGAGAGGACCCTCACCTCACTGCCGTGCTGTCCAGGATCATT GAGCGTGACACAAGTGCGGTTCCTGTGTCCTTCCCAGCATTCACTGGAGCCCCATTTCCAAAAGTCTTCCACAGGTCAGAGGTCAAAGACCAG CAGGCCTCTGTTCCTCCTGGCAGGAGGAGTATCTTCGCTCAGAATATCGCCACTCGGACAGCGAGTGCGGTCAGTGAGCCTTCCCAGAATGATGCCTCAGCAGGGATCACAGGTCAGAGGTTAGCCCCGCCTCTGTCAGAGAAGATGCAATCACATCAGACTGATTCGAACCCAAGCATCG GGGCTCCGCTCAGAGGGGCTGCTCCGAGGCTGGTCTCAGGACAGGGTCTGGGGGGTCCGGGAGGCCTCACAGCGGCGAGGCAGATCCACCTGGAGAACGAGGCCTTGCTCAGGGGCATGTCCAAGGCAGAGATCCTGCAGGAGCAGGGGAGGCTGCTGGCTCAGCTGG ACCCCAGGCTAGTTTCCTTTGTCAAGTCCAAGAAGTCCAAGGATGTGTCAGGTCCGGCCAGGTCCCAGGAGGATAGAGGAACAGAGGGACAGATGGACACACAGACAGAGCCCACGTTGTCCGATACAGAGGAAGGACCAATAGACATGGATTCTGAGACCGAGGGACGGGACAAAGAATCTGAACCTCCAGTCACAg TGGAAGATCTGCCAGTGAAGCCCCAGGAGGGCTGGGTACACATGAACCAGCTGGAGCCCGAGAAACTGGAGTGGATCAAAGACCTGCCCAGACCCAGGAAGAGGGGAACGAGACAG gcgATGCAGGCCCGCTTCGATTTCTCCGGCTCCCTGATCCCCCCTGACGCTGACCTGCCCCCTCACCTGGGGCTGCACCATCACGGAGAGGAGCCGCAG ctGGCTGGCTATTCCCTCCAGGAGTTGTTCCACCTCTCTCGCAGTCAGGTGACGCAGCAGCGCAGCCTCGCTCTCACCACACTCGCGCGCATCCTGCGCAAG GCTCGCTCTAGTCACTTTGCCTCGTCGCTCAGGGGCAGTGTCCTGTCCACTCTGCTGGACGCCGGCCTGCTCTTCCTGCTGCGCTTCTCGCTGGACGACTCGGTGGGGGGGGTCATGTCGGCCGCGGTGCACGCTCTCTGGGCGCTGCTGGTTGCCCCCGACGATGAG gagtgtttgGACAGTACCTTCTCCTGGTTGCAGGGCAGCACCACCTTCCCACTCCTCCCCTCAGAGAagcctgaggaggaggaggaggaggaggaggaggaaggggtgAAGGAGGCAGAAGAGAAGAGGGAGGAAAGGAGAGCAGATTACGACATTGCCAGGACAGACCTCATCAAG GCCCTGTTGAAGATGCAGGTTCTGGCTCGGCTCAGGTATATCCTGGAGGTGGTCCGGCCCGGTCCCAGGGTGGTCCAGGATGTTCTGGAGGTCCTGATCCGAATTGCCCGTCACTCCGGCACCTCGGCCAGTCAG GTCCTGGACTCCCCACGCTTGATGCAGACTGTCCTGTCGGAGTTCCTGCCCTGTTCCTGGACCCCACACCCCCTTGGCCCCCCTGGCGGCCCTCTCACCCTGGAGACCACACACGGGCTGCCCGTCGCCACGGCGATGAAGCTAGTCAGAGTGCTGGCGTGCTCCGGGAGACACGCGTGTGCCAGGCTG TTTAACAGCTTGGGTCTGCGTGAGAGGCTGTCTCGCTACCTGGCCCTGGAGCCCCAGGACCTACTGCTGGAACCCCATGAGGCAGTGAGGCTGAGCACAGAGGCACTGAGGCTGTGGAGCATCGCGGCAGGGTACGGGCAGACCTGCGACTTGTACAG GGAGCTCTACCCCATCCTGGTGAGGGCTCTGCAGTGTGTCCCCTCTCTGGTGGCCCCGCGAGGCCCTGTGGAACCCCTGCACACTCTGTCTGTGCACAGAGCCGAGGCCTTGATCACCCTGCTCACCAACATCACACTCACCGCGGGCAGCCAGGAGGAGCTGCAGCGAGAGCAGACGCG TAACCCCGAGAGTGATGCGCCTCCCCCGCCCCCAGTGGAGTGGAGTCATGTGACCGGGCTCCGTCCCTTCCTGTTGGGCTCTCTGAAGAGCTGTGTGGAGGTGCTATCTGACCCCCTACTGAGGGAAGGAGCTCAGAGACTGAGCGCTGCAATCTTGCTGTACCTGGGGAGCTTCTACACACAGCTCCCAGCACag AGCTCGTTCCAGCCTGTCCAGTCTCTCCAGGAGATGGAGTCTCTCTCCTCGGAGGTCCTTGAGCCCCTGCTATCCCATCAGGCCGTGCGCAGCATGATGAGCGAGCTCAG gTCCTGCTCAGCGCTGTGTAACCCCAACTCCTGCTCCACAGGCCCGGAGTCCATCCCCAGCCTCCCCAGCCTCAGCTGCTGTGGAGGGAAGCCCGTGCTCAGCCTGGCTGGCTCCCAGTCTCCCTTCCCCTTCATGACGGGTCTCTGTTACCTCCTCCATGCCATGGCCTCCACGCACAGGGGGCTGGCAGGAAAG TTCTCTCCTCTCCTCGTCTCGGAACCTGTGATTGGTTACCTGCGCTGCTGCTGTGAGGCCAcgccccccctctctctctcctgcggCTGGCTGCTGAGACATGAATACCAGCTGCAGTACCTGCTGCTCAAACTGGCTGCCAGACTG ATCCCAGTGCACGCTGCAGTTTCCCAGCACGCCTCGCTCTACCACCAGGTTGCCATGGCGATGCTCCCACGGCTGTTGCCGGGCAGCGAACACCTGGCACACGACCTCCTGTCCACTCTGACCTTTAACCCTGACTTCATCCC AGAGGGGCGCTGTGGAGGCCCAGAAGCTGCAGACCTAAATCAGCTACTTCACCTGAAAGAAAGCCACTCTGACCCCTCCCACAACCCCACCTCCCAGCTAGACCCCTCCCCAAGCTCCTCTCTGGGTGCACTGCTCCGCGAGGCGTACTCCCACCTGCCCTCCCTGCGCGGCTGCTACCTGACTCACCTGTCTCAGCTAGAGCCCTTGGTGCGCCGATCCCGGGAATCTTACCTGGGCTGCACCCCCTCCGTTCAGACCCAGCTCCTCCCACCGCTCTCTGGCCCTGCCCTGCCCTCAGATTGGCCGTTCCTGCCCCTGGTCACCCTGTACGAGTGCGCAGGGCAGGCTGAGTCCAGGGGCTGTGCTGTGGAGACCCTGCCGCCTGCCTCTGTGGAGTCGGCGGTCTGCTGCCTGCAGTGGGTGCTGGTCCTGGAGcactggagggagggaggagggaaggCTGTGACTCCGGCTGTCAAGCTGTGCCGGCTGGCCTGCCTGTTCCTGTGTGGCAGTGATCTGTTCCTGGAGCCCCCTGTGCAGCGCTATGGGTGGGCAGTGCTGCGCTCACTCTGCTCCCCTCCCCAGCAGGCAACACTGGACCTGGGCTTCCCTGGCTCCCCACCTCCTGGCCTTGCTTCCTTCCAGGACCTGTACTCCGCCCTGCTGGCCCAGTTTGAGGCAGTCTCATTCGGGGACCCCCTGTTCGGGTGTTTCCTGCTCCTCCCGCTGCAGCGCAGGTTCAGTGCGGAGCTGCGGCTGGCCGTATTCGGGGAGCATGTGGGACTCCTGCGGTCTCTGGGGGTCACGCTGGCACag ctcccgGTCCCCCTGCAGCTCTTCACCTCTCCCCCAGAGGACTCCCTGTCTCTGCTGCAGCTGTATTTCCGCGCCCTGGTTACGGGAGCCCTGCGCAGGGCGTGGTGTCCTGTACTGTACGCCGTGGCCATCGCGCACCTCAACACATTCCTCTTCTCACAGGAGCCCGCACCTCAG AAAGTGGACACTGCTAGGAGAGGCTTGCTGAGGAAGACCTACTTCCTGACTGATGAG GTTTTGAGGACTCACCTGCTCCTTTTCAAGCTACCCCGAGTCGACTCTGCGCTGGGGTTTGAAATGTACGAGCAGCTCCCTCCAATCAGGGACAAGAGACTGAACACTGTGCTGGGGAGAgacagagcagagggagggagAAACGGAGGAGCtgtgtga